A genomic region of Plasmodium malariae genome assembly, chromosome: 14 contains the following coding sequences:
- the PmUG01_14082300 gene encoding conserved Plasmodium protein, unknown function, with amino-acid sequence MEYRKTKRTNQYIYEGSRHTAKRQKINVNTQCKGILISPVSYKKMNIGIKEFLHFLKLNFPNNFDRADIKINDDKNVEIEDVDRKNSFVEKQLKNDIDKENSEYNRFIPLRNIIKNYTFIKFNYVNDKTPSEIVNDIFFLANDKKEKYILRNICKIIPLDCICKPHISPFIKAVLPLIRKNFSNGMCVQEHFTVNHLMKILNLSGEKVEAGEGEKDEGVKEREGDKKEEKEKEIDGEKELDEGKEVQGDEKREGSSEEGKKRKVELDINNKENAEKDEIGINGKVRSDKVSISKQNKENLSGKEGKDGDEDCSTNENGVGVITNEEKKDSEKKVTWALIYKCSNTKTLLKRDVLTVLDNCIGNNYNVNLSSPDLAVIVYVTEIMCGISIMKNYDKTRKFNIASFNEDS; translated from the exons ATGGAATATAGAAAAACGAAGAGAACAAACCAGTACATCTATGAGGGGAGCAGACACACTGCTAAG cgacaaaaaataaatgtcaACACCCAGTGCAAAGGAATTTTGATATCCCCAGTGAGTTATAAAAAGATGAACATTGgtataaaagaatttttgcattttttaaaattaaattttccaaataattttgatagagcagatataaaaattaacgaTGACAAGAATGTGGAAATAGAAGATGTTGATAGGAAAAATAGCTTTGTagaaaaacaattaaaaaatgatattgaTAAAGAAAACAGTGAATATAATAGATTTATTCCCCTtcgaaatattataaaaaattatacttttattaaatttaattatgtgAATGATAAAACTCCATCTGAAATTGTTAAtgacatatttttcttagcgaatgataaaaaagaaaaatatatattaagaaatatatgtaaaattattccTCTAGATTGTATATGTAAGCCGCATATATCACCTTTTATTAAAGCTGTTCTTCCTTTGATTCGGAAAAACTTTTCTAATGGAATGTGTGTACAGGAACATTTTACCGTTAATCATTTGATGAAAATTCTGAACTTGTCAGGCGAAAAGGTTGAAGCAGGAGAGGGGGAAAAGGATGAGGGGGTAAAGGAAAGAGAGGGAGATAAGAAAGAAgagaaggaaaaagaaatagatgGGGAAAAGGAACTAGATGAGGGAAAAGAAGTACAGGGGGATGAGAAAAGAGAAGGATCTAGcgaagaaggaaaaaagagaaaggtAGAACTTGACATAAACAACAAGGAAAATGCTGAGAAAGATGAGATAGGCATAAATGGAAAAGTAAGAAGCGATAAAGTAAGCATTAGTAAACAAAACAAGGAAAACCTAAGTGGAAAAGAGGGAAAAGATGGAGATGAGGACTGTAGTACGAACGAGAATGGAGTAGGTGTAATTACTAATGAGGAAAAGAAGGATTCTGAAAAGAAAGTCACTTGGgcacttatatataaatgttctAATACTAAAACACTATTAAAAAGGGATGTTCTAACAGTGTTAGACAATTGTATaggaaataattataatgtcAATTTGAGTAGCCCCGATTTGGCTGTTATAGTATACGTTACGGAG ATAATGTGTGGTATAAGTATAATGAAGAATTACGACAAAACAAGGAAATTTAACATCGCATCCTTTAATGAGGATTCGTAG
- the PmUG01_14082600 gene encoding conserved Plasmodium protein, unknown function: MKKEILKFLFLDLKNNKQSLTNFYKILNKEYICGEIHKNLLLNPDEKSSFLYFEIRQNDVILGFKDTNNQLYQKLVNIKDKKIFGQHKTKNEENIANLIKDIKNYSYIQGGALVSFHKKLLKDFITLQLENFKEIGE, from the coding sequence atgaaaaaggaaattttaaaattcttattcctcgacttaaaaaataataaacaatcATTAACaaacttttataaaatattaaacaaagaatatatatgtggagaaatacataaaaatttgcTTTTGAATCCTGATGAAAAATCCTCTTTCCTTTATTTTGAGATAAGACAGAATGATGTAATACTTGGATTTAAAGACACAAATAATCAGTTATACCAAAAATTAGTAAacataaaagataaaaaaatatttggccaacacaaaacaaaaaatgaagaaaatattgccaatttaattaaagatataaaaaattattcatatatacaagGAGGAGCATTAGTATCATTTCATAAAAAGCTACTTAAGGATTTTATAACTTTACAGTTAGAGAATTTTAAGGAGATAGGAGAATGA
- the PmUG01_14082400 gene encoding conserved Plasmodium protein, unknown function: protein MIICKKRKEDKGRKERDKPIMNIEAELLKVLQKLKRKKIRPAHEKEKIFDSNIIEQYDDSVSDDVCSIKDVISCANGAEKEYDDDIDDDDKMRKYKDVYNNFENNVNYYLNENIERIIYSSVSSKNDKSFFTETDEETCIKPLDIIYHQLRYGNLQGEKLRRYENSMRYFKPLFLDEDDDFSDSSISSNDKQKNGRSCLKDITKREKR from the exons AtgattatttgtaaaaagaGAAAGGAGGACAAGGGAAGAAAAGAAAGGGATAAACCCATAATGAATATAGAAGCTGAACTTTTAAAAGTACTGCAGaagttaaaaagaaaaaaaataaggccTGCtcatgaaaaagaaaaaatttttgattCTAATATCATAGAGCAATATGATGACAGTGTTTCTGATGACGTATGCTCAATTAAGGATGTAATAAGCTGTGCAAATGGAGCAGAAAAGGAATATGACGACGATattgatgatgatgataagATGAGAAAATACAAAgatgtttataataattttgaaaataatgtaaattacTACTtgaatgaaaatattgaaCGAATAATATACTCCTCTGTTAGtagtaaaaatgataaatccTTTTTTACCGAAACGGATGAAGAAACGTGCATTAAACCGTTAGACATTATATATCATCAATTAAGATATGGTAATTTACAGGGTGAAAAATTAAGGCGTTATGAAAACAGCATGAGATATTTTAAACCATTATTTCTCGATGAGGACGATGA TTTTTCAGATTCTTCCATAAGTTCGAATGATAAgcaaaaaaatggaagatCGTGTTTAAAGGACATAACTAAAAGAGAGAAGCGATAG
- the PPM4 gene encoding protein phosphatase PPM4, putative, with translation MITNNTEKEIKNENYNNPNLSDDNSIVEKGVVVDEKENNLKIAYKDKCPIDYEGENYYCESGGENLRVNKKEMEVDGEGVVEEEMEVEWKGGEKEELEDAIDEEIEGKDEEKGDEATEEEEKVELEEAIEEAEEEDEGEDDEHREEPNDIKNDYDENSGVHNNGQRFKLKRVPSGDVPSEKTIENKDELLECNNSNNSNGNNSSNDNGNYNSNDNGNYNGNDNGNSYLKENICKFERDMPDERSRNCKNDDNNIHKKIYENNEKCKNMNIMKKGYHKRINDIIIDKLVHKTFNNIMKDTSKKCSVTDSPNMEYKNKRSLTVYNDDLKRETKKYKTKGSFENSDGLAAYMMKNKKEDDTGKTYVKYEMDADDGGDGYDDGVDHDDNHGEGYIEYSKNDKFLIYCKNHLKKFDEMDIDELMKYKKEETVENKGNYHEHVKKEKKSYNANNCTTNYDNYIMHHKGNDFTHEKMNISSMQTLSIARDEGNRGSGGISGGNGNGSHSGNWNGINNKNDTNYGNSTTNNNPVTKEENVLDASIPQEHNISWTSIKCENMIDEITFPPIYEERKDEWFKANENEDWHVHKLCKWLYNVKDNLYFNISNQEIYFEKNRKFLKFENSFEENANTGSDEIEANNFVEDHDKKYEDCKQFYSNGDCRKDANINVNVKQELYRGESGNNESVNGSMNSSMNDSFNSSMNGSNGVRVNGSNSGGNSSSEHCNGKSVENNSRSSKNNISKRGTSKDKNMYDKNYVEKRDTMNESFSNDMETVEQNDETVEEFSMVLEDDLVCGTFSKIGNHNRGENEDFYITKDILDLNHVSESDGLCFFSGVFDGHGGSNCARYVMTHLKTNLIAKFRQSFLITCKKQFKEKSSRLNDLSVEIRALYDSCIKGFDMTDKNYIEISKKYDYKDGSTACVVLIYGPDDDGSLKVLCANCGDSGALICHNKKPIKLSLRHKPDLQEERMRILKCGGIIANINGINRIITKHKDKNNKSKEKTFLALSTSRSFGDISYKVPRKIVLCKPFISVYTIDFDMDSFLVLATDGILNVLSDKEIIDIVWKNIHKKPEEAAEEVVKEATRRGSTDDKTCTVIFFYWRKDIFSNLLENASLEHIAHEDSKGEDINMFSEIF, from the exons atgataacaaataatacagaaaaagaaataaaaaatgaaaactaCAATAACCCTAATTTAAGTGATGATAACAGTATTGTGGAAAAGGGAGTAGTAGTAgacgaaaaagaaaataatttaaaaattgctTATAAGGACAAATGTCCAATTGATTACGAGGGGGAAAACTATTATTGTGAAAGTGGAGGGGAAAACTTAAGAGTGAATAAAAAAGAGATGGAAGTAGATGGGGAAGGGGTAGTAGAAGAAGAAATGGAGGTGGAATGGAAAGGGGGAGAAAAGGAAGAACTAGAAGATGCAATTGATGAAGAAATCGAGGGAAAAGACGAAGAGAAAGGGGATGAAGCAAcggaagaggaagaaaagGTGGAACTAGAAGAGGCAATTGAAGAAGCCGAGGAAGAAGACGAAGGGGAGGACGATGAACATAGGGAGGAACCAAATGATATCAAAAACGATTATGATGAAAATAGTGGAGTACACAATAATGGGCAGAGGTTCAAGTTGAAAAGGGTGCCTTCAGGGGATGTACCATCAGAAAAAACAATAGAAAATAAGGATGAATTGTTAGAGTgcaataatagcaataacagtaatggtaataatagtagcaaCGATAATGGCAATTACAATAGCAACGATAATGGCAATTACAATGGCAACGATAATGGCAATAGTTACttgaaagaaaatatatgcaaatttGAAAGAGATATGCCCGATGAAAGGAGTAGAAACTGCAagaatgatgataataatatacacaagaaaatttatgaaaataatgaaaaatgtaaaaacatgaacataatgaaaaaggGGTATCACAAAAGaattaatgatattattattgataAATTAGTACACAaaacttttaataatataatgaaagaTACATCTAAAAAATGTTCTGTAACAGACAGTCCGAATatggaatataaaaataaaagaagtttAACGGTGTATAATGACGATTTAAAGAGGGAgacgaaaaaatataaaacgaAAGGATCATTTGAAAATTCAGACGGATTAGCGGCGtatatgatgaaaaataagaaagaaGATGATACAGGGAAAACTTATGTTAAGTATGAAATGGATGCTGATGATGGTGGTGATGGTTATGACGATGGTGTTGATCATGATGATAACCATGGTGAGGGGTATATTGAATATTCAAAAAACGACAAATTTCtaatttattgtaaaaatcatttgaaaaaatttgatGAAATGGATATTGATGAATTGATGAAATATAAGAAGGAGGAAACAGTTGAAAATAAGGGAAACTACCATGAacatgtaaaaaaagaaaagaaatcgTATAATGCTAATAATTGTACGACTAATTATGATAACTATATTATGCATCATAAGGGAAACGATTTTACGCATgagaaaatgaatattagTTCGATGCAAACGTTAAGCATTGCTCGTGATGAAGGTAATCGAGGAAGCGGTGGTATTAGTGGTGGTAACGGTAATGGCAGCCATAGTGGGAACTGGAATGGaatcaataataaaaacgatACTAATTACGGTAATAGTACCACCAATAACAATCCTGTTACTAAGGAGGAGAACGTACTGGATGCGTCCATTCCTCAAGAGCATAACATTAGCTGGACAAGTATCAAATGTGAAAATATGATAGATGAAATAACGTTCCCACCGATTTATGAAGAACGTAAGGATGAATGGTTTAAGGctaatgaaaatgaagaCTGGCATGTgcataaattatgtaaatggTTATACAATGTTAAGGACAatctatattttaatattagcaaccaagaaatttattttgaaaaaaatagaaaatttttgaaatttgAAAATTCGTTTGAAGAAAATGCAAACACTGGCTCTGATGAAATAGAGGCAAATAATTTTGTGGAAGATCATGACAAAAAGTATGAGGATTGTAAACAGTTCTATTCCAATGGTGATTGTAGAAAAGATGCTAACATTAATGTTAATGTTAAGCAGGAGTTGTACAGGGGTGAGAGTGGTAATAACGAAAGTGTAAATGGCAGTATGAATAGTAGTATGAATGATAGTTTTAATAGTAGCATGAATGGAAGCAATGGTGTAAGAGTTAATGGAAGTAACAGTGGtggtaatagtagtagtgaGCATTGTAATGGTAAGAGCGTAGAGAACAACAGTCGAAGCAGTAAGAACAACATTAGCAAACGGGGAACAagtaaagataaaaatatgtatgacAAGAATTATGTAGAAAAAAGGGATACAATGAATGAAAGCTTTTCAAATGATATGGAAACCGTAGAACAGAACGATGAAACTGTTGAAGAATTCAGTATGGTATTAGAAGATGATTTAGTATGTGGAACTTTTAGTAAAATAGGTAATCATAATAGAGGAGAAAATGaagatttttatataacaaaagaTATATTAGACTTAAACCATGTTTCTGAGAGTGATGGGTTATGTTTCTTTAGTGGTGTATTTGATGGGCATGGTGGATCTAATTGTGCAAGATATGTGATGACacatttaaaaacaaatttgaTTGCAAAATTTAGACAGTCGTTTTTAATAACATgtaaaaaacaatttaaagaaaaaagttcAAGATTAAATGATTTAAGTGTTGAAATAAGAGCACTGTATGATAGTTGTATAAAAGGGTTTGATATGACTGATAAGAATTATATTGAAATTtcgaaaaaatatgattataaGGATGGTTCAACTGCTTGTGTTGTACTAATATATGGTCCAGATGATGATGGATCTTTAAAAGTTTTATGTGCAAATTGTGGAGATTCAGGGGCTTTAATTtgtcataataaaaaaccaATTAAATTGTCCTTACGCCATAAACCTGATTTACAAGAAGAAAGAATGAGGATATTAAAATGCGGAGGAATAATAGCAAATATTAATGGTATAAATAGAATTATTACTAAacataaagataaaaataataaaagtaaagaGAAGACATTTTTAGCTTTATCAACATCCAGATCATTTGGGGATATATCATACAAAGTACCCAGGAAAATTGTTCTATGTAAACCGTTTATTAGTGTTTATACAATAGATTTTGATATGGACTCTTTTCTTGTTCTAGCTACTGATggaatattaaatgtattaagTGACAAGGAAATTATTGATATTGTttggaaaaatatacataaaaaaccTGAAGAGGCAGCAGAAGAAGTGGTCAAAGAAGCAACGAGAAGGGGATCCACGGACGACAAAACCTGCACAgtcatctttttttattggaGAAAGGATATTTTTAGCAATTTACTCGAAAATGCTAGCTTGGAGCATATCGCGCACGAGGATTCCAAGGGGGAG gACATTAACATGTTTTCAGAAATATTCTGA
- the PmUG01_14082900 gene encoding conserved Plasmodium protein, unknown function — translation MKKPKEEQTTSDEDKYEKYSREKEEKAPNMIDAPSVISSNTDESVYFVNYRAVVVKTKQYYVTQNSYLLFGDVFKIYNLKGEIKKIHAFFPGDENNLADTLIMLKTTIVAVTTSKGEALRVADEIEMICKICHKKRKATKFSIEGFLRKVRCDTCRVKPRSLINKTNNGKKLNNLKSENVGDPPNGKKMNMPYENTGCTTNYTTGLSSNSNCANGCSGNCSGNCSGSCSGGCSGNCSGNCSGSCSNGRSGGCINGCISGCISSGGNGGSIGSMGSVGSVGSIGSIGSAASMVTVGGVSNVGAFNTSENGNINPNCGSSTGNNEVNMNKLRICTYNSKFNNVNSLLKSSCYIPNNTDICSTSNIPGVNNNSHSDPHDCKNGDEIISMIIELIKYISWMQKALIRTTKGNYVTDHSEVNIEKTSKVVHSAQLLCNKLLRQKTLVEQTNGNLNFSSLMHVYPNNNCKNSANSSGNNSGSNNSNNNGNTNGSNSGNTNGSNSGNTNGSNNASNSGNSRSSNSNNSSINNHPNNFCLKYSNLYEAKVNTINRSNSPVFNSSSSINVFNNIINQNSINVSNSGSGSRNASAGTSNHNNGGVASGSINVNNNSGSNGSSTGGSSRGSNNGSDSNSKGYNINGYNNSNGGDNTCGSNGNLDIESINHFNNMSSNILPYYSNTCQLNCLPSSSSSRNYNRINPFIKHQNNYLCRSNKNENFVNLATTKDSYYNDKQDTVFSTLSKQYNSNVNISFANINNSVSNFYRTVTKNYNLRDTILNFEK, via the coding sequence ATGAAGAAGCCAAAAGAAGAGCAGACAACATCTGATGAAGATAAATACGAAAAGTACTCGAGggaaaaagaggaaaaggCGCCTAATATGATAGATGCCCCATCAGTAATATCATCTAATACAGATGAATctgtttattttgtaaattatagAGCTGTTGttgtaaaaacaaaacaatatTATGTAACTCAAAATTCGTATTTACTTTTTGGGgatgtatttaaaatatataatttgaaaggtgaaataaaaaaaattcatgcATTTTTTCCAGGGGATGAAAATAATCTTGCTGATACAttaattatgttaaaaacGACAATAGTAGCAGTAACAACATCAAAAGGGGAAGCTCTAAGAGTTGCTGATGAGATAGAAATGATATGTAAAATTTGTcataagaaaagaaaagctACTAAGTTTTCGATTGAAGGTTTTTTAAGGAAAGTTCGATGTGATACATGTAGAGTTAAACCTAGaagtttaataaataaaacaaataatgggaaaaaattaaacaactTAAAGAGTGAAAATGTTGGAGACCCACCGAATGGAAAGAAAATGAACATGCCATATGAAAATACGGGTTGCACTACGAATTATACCACCGGACTAAGTAGTAATAGCAATTGCGCAAATGGTTGCAGTGGTAATTGCAGTGGTAATTGCAGTGGTAGTTGCAGTGGTGGTTGCAGTGGTAATTGCAGTGGTAATTGCAGTGGTAGTTGCAGTAATGGTCGTAGCGGTGGTTGCATCAATGGATGTATCAGTGGTTGCATCAGTAGTGGTGGAAACGGGGGAAGTATAGGTAGCATGGGAAGCGTTGGCAGTGTTGGAAGTATCGGCAGCATCGGAAGTGCCGCAAGTATGGTAACCGTTGGAGGTGTTTCCAATGTGGGTGCCTTCAACACTAGTGAAAATGGGAATATTAATCCAAATTGTGGTAGTAGTACAGGAAACAACGAAGTAAATATGAACAAGTTACGCATATGCACGTACAATTCTAAGTTCAATAATGTAAATTCTTTACTGAAAAGTAGTTGCTACATCCCAAACAACACCGATATATGTAGCACATCTAACATACCAGgtgttaataataacagcCATTCCGATCCACATGATTGCAAAAATGGAGATGAAATTATTTCTATGATTATTGAACTCATTAAATACATATCATGGATGCAAAAAGCATTAATAAGAACAACCAAAGGAAATTATGTAACAGACCATTCTGAAGTCAACATTGAAAAAACGTCAAAAGTTGTTCACTCAGCACAATTGTTATGTAACAAATTGTTAAGACAAAAGACCCTAGTAGAGCAAACCAACggaaatttaaatttttcttctctGATGCATGTCTACCCTAACAACAACTGCAAGAACAGTGCCAACAGTAGTGGCAACAACAGCGGCAGTAACAATAGCAATAACAATGGCAATACCAATGGCAGTAACAGTGGCAATACCAATGGCAGTAACAGTGGCAATACCAATGGCAGTAACAATGCCAGTAACAGCGGCAATAGTAGAAGCAGTAACAGCAACAATAGTAGCATCAACAACCACCCGAATAACTTCTGCCTAAAGTACTCCAACTTGTATGAAGCAAAAGTGAACACAATTAATAGATCAAATAGCCCCGTCTTCAACAGTTCTAGTTCAATTAATGTGTTCAACAACATTATAAACCAGAATAGCATAAACGTTTCAAACAGTGGTAGCGGAAGCAGGAATGCGTCCGCCGGAACATCTAACCATAATAACGGCGGAGTTGCTAGCGGTAGTATTAATGTCAACAATAACAGTGGCAGTAATGGAAGCAGTACTGGTGGTAGTAGTAGGGGCAGTAACAATGGCAGTGATAGTAACAGTAAGGGGTATAATATCAACGGCTACAATAACAGCAATGGCGGTGATAACACATGCGGTAGTAATGGAAACTTAGATATAGAATCGATAAACCATTTCAACAATATGAGCTCAAATATTTTACCATACTACTCTAATACTTGTCAACTTAATTGTCTTCCGTCGTCGTCTTCATCAAGAAATTATAATAGAATTAATCCTTTCATTAAAcatcaaaataattatttgtgtcgaagtaataaaaatgaaaattttgttaacCTTGCAACAACAAAAGATAGCTATTATAATGATAAACAAGATACTGTATTCTCGACCTTATCAAAACAATATAACtcaaatgtaaatatatcctttgcaaatattaataattctgTTTCTAATTTTTATAGAACGGTAaccaaaaattataatttaagaGATACAATTTTGAATTTTGAAAAGTAA
- the PmUG01_14082700 gene encoding cutA, putative: MFISLTIVAKKRCNKHFRDSFFINNILKRNLLLNSFSYNRYNCTSSQRLIPSNQMENNNTSFVAVYVTAPSKEVAENISNILLKEKLASCINIIPGVHSMYHWKGEIARDNEVLMMIKTKKNMFDQIVSMVKLNHPYEVPEVIAVPIQHGSKDYLDWVSNSVKSVENEKEK, from the exons atgtttATTTCCCTAACAATTGTAGCAAAGAAAAGATGTAATAAACATTTTCGGGATTcctttttcataaataatatattaaagcgTAATTTACTACTTAACAGTTTCTCCTATAATAGATACAACTGTACATCATCCCAACGATTAATACCATCTAATCAAATGGAGAATAATAATACCTCTTTTGTAGCTGTATATGTTACAGCTCCGAGTAAGGAAGTTGCTGAAAAT ATTTccaatattttgttaaaagaGAAGTTAGCTAGttgcataaatataattccgGGTGTCCATAGTATGTATCACTGGAAAGGAGAAATAGCT CGGGACAACGAAGTCTTAATGAtgattaaaacaaaaaaaaatatgttcgACCAAATTGTATCCATGGTAAAGTTAAATCATCCGTACGAGGTGCCAGAG GTTATTGCTGTTCCAATACAACATGGGAGCAAA GATTATCTTGACTGGGTTTCAAATTCGGTGAAGTCAgtggaaaatgaaaaagaaaagtaa